A window of Clostridium botulinum BKT015925 contains these coding sequences:
- a CDS encoding MinD/ParA family protein, with amino-acid sequence MLDQAEKLRSLAKNNLQWNENYIEESKETMGTKIITITSGKGGVGKSNFVVNLGITLQKMGKKVLILDADVGMGNDDVLMGFLPKYNIYDIIFNGKTIDEVLIQGPYGIKLLPAGTGLNKIDELDNDKREEFLSKLEEINSFDFILMDTGAGINKNVLAFVECSEELIIVTTPEPTSLTDAYSLMKAIVHFKLKDKAKIVVNKVLDYEEGLKTFNKFNNAAKRFLKIELNHLGNISEDRKLIEAVRSQKPVVISAPNCKAALDIEEIALKLCGYNRRIKSDGIQGIFKKIFHIFS; translated from the coding sequence ATGTTAGATCAGGCTGAAAAACTTAGAAGTTTAGCCAAAAATAATTTACAATGGAATGAAAATTACATAGAAGAAAGTAAAGAAACAATGGGTACAAAGATTATAACTATTACATCTGGAAAAGGTGGAGTAGGTAAAAGTAATTTTGTAGTTAATTTAGGTATAACTCTTCAAAAAATGGGTAAAAAAGTCCTAATATTGGATGCTGATGTAGGTATGGGAAACGATGACGTACTTATGGGTTTTTTACCTAAATATAATATTTATGATATAATATTCAATGGAAAAACTATTGATGAAGTATTAATACAAGGTCCTTATGGTATTAAATTGTTGCCAGCAGGTACAGGTCTTAATAAGATTGATGAATTAGATAATGATAAAAGGGAAGAATTTTTAAGTAAGTTAGAAGAAATTAATTCATTTGACTTTATATTAATGGATACTGGAGCGGGTATAAATAAAAATGTATTAGCTTTTGTAGAGTGTTCAGAAGAGCTTATTATAGTTACTACTCCAGAACCAACTTCTTTAACTGATGCTTATAGTCTTATGAAGGCAATAGTTCATTTTAAGTTAAAGGATAAAGCAAAAATAGTTGTAAATAAGGTTTTAGATTATGAGGAAGGGCTTAAAACTTTTAATAAATTTAACAATGCTGCTAAGAGATTTTTAAAAATAGAGCTTAATCATCTTGGAAATATATCAGAAGATAGAAAGCTTATAGAAGCGGTTAGGAGTCAAAAACCTGTTGTGATTAGTGCTCCAAACTGTAAAGCAGCCCTTGATATAGAAGAAATTGCCCTAAAGTTATGTGGATATAATAGAAGAATAAAATCAGATGGAATACAAGGAATATTTAAAAAGATTTTTCATATCTTTTCATAG
- a CDS encoding flagellar hook-basal body complex protein produces the protein MLRSIWNSRSGMAAEMDKLDAISNNMANSTTVGYKRVDVKFNDLMQENLDRLGYPVSKGQGKRQVTGSGVKSTELERDNAQGNLLQTNNNTDLAIDGKGYFKVVDGTGRTFYTRGGSFNIDPSGTVVDKNGNKLVILNENGTDVNKTGAGFTKDSFKVSEDGYIWSDKHRGFRIPIYDTIGDNSMKSIGENLYVPLTQGNGRNDVIESKDFSLLQGFTEQSNVDLGKEMSDLIITQRAFQLNSSALKTADEMWGMANNLRGR, from the coding sequence ATGCTTAGAAGTATATGGAATTCTAGAAGTGGTATGGCAGCAGAAATGGATAAGTTAGATGCTATATCTAATAACATGGCTAATTCTACTACTGTAGGATACAAAAGAGTAGATGTAAAATTTAATGATTTAATGCAAGAGAATTTAGATAGATTAGGATATCCTGTGAGTAAGGGACAAGGTAAGCGTCAAGTTACTGGTAGTGGTGTTAAATCTACAGAACTTGAAAGAGATAATGCACAAGGAAATTTATTGCAAACAAATAATAATACCGATTTAGCTATAGATGGAAAAGGCTATTTTAAAGTAGTAGATGGCACAGGTAGAACATTTTATACAAGAGGAGGATCATTTAATATAGATCCTAGTGGTACTGTTGTTGATAAGAATGGAAATAAGTTAGTTATATTAAATGAAAATGGTACAGATGTGAATAAAACAGGAGCTGGATTTACAAAAGACTCTTTTAAGGTTAGCGAAGATGGATATATATGGAGTGACAAGCATAGAGGATTTAGAATACCTATATATGATACTATAGGTGATAATTCTATGAAAAGCATAGGAGAAAATTTATATGTTCCGCTTACCCAAGGAAATGGAAGAAATGATGTTATTGAAAGTAAAGACTTTTCATTATTACAAGGCTTTACTGAACAATCTAATGTAGATTTGGGAAAAGAAATGTCAGATCTTATAATAACTCAAAGAGCATTTCAATTGAATTCATCAGCACTTAAAACTGCAGATGAAATGTGGGGAATGGCAAACAATCTAAGAGGAAGATAA
- a CDS encoding flagellar brake protein, which translates to MTTLNFKINNKVEIIDYEGTVYNSDIQDIKEDCVAISIPIKDSDYLPLRKKDTVDVLYHDGNCIYSFSSMVVDRTNSNVPLIWVNSPKKFKKIQRRKFVRVSVLYKGKFAVVDRMFKATKESIKNIKFMECNIVDLSGGGMRIRTRDNIEIEKESIITIILPMGNKSMLLKGEVKRIGEDEANCKEYGIGFIDMSMRQQDEIIKYVFTIMREQMRKGLREE; encoded by the coding sequence ATGACTACATTAAATTTTAAAATCAATAATAAAGTTGAAATAATTGACTATGAAGGAACAGTATATAATTCAGATATTCAAGATATTAAAGAAGATTGTGTAGCTATTAGTATTCCAATAAAAGATTCAGATTATTTACCTTTACGAAAAAAGGATACGGTGGATGTTTTGTATCATGATGGAAATTGTATATATAGTTTTTCATCTATGGTTGTAGATAGGACAAACTCTAATGTTCCATTAATTTGGGTTAATTCACCTAAAAAGTTTAAAAAAATTCAAAGAAGAAAATTTGTACGAGTATCAGTTTTATACAAAGGTAAATTTGCAGTTGTCGACAGAATGTTTAAGGCTACTAAGGAAAGTATAAAAAATATTAAATTTATGGAATGTAATATTGTTGATTTAAGTGGCGGTGGAATGAGAATTAGAACTAGAGATAATATAGAAATAGAAAAAGAAAGTATAATCACAATTATTCTACCAATGGGAAACAAAAGTATGCTTCTAAAAGGAGAAGTTAAACGTATTGGAGAAGATGAAGCAAATTGTAAAGAATATGGTATAGGATTTATAGATATGTCTATGAGGCAACAAGATGAAATAATAAAATATGTATTTACAATAATGAGAGAACAGATGAGAAAAGGATTAAGGGAGGAATAA
- the flhF gene encoding flagellar biosynthesis protein FlhF, which translates to MIVKKYLVSSMNEAMNRIRYELGRDAVIINQRKVRRRGFKGLFSPKILEVTAAIDNKKSNNEPMKDSIDAIKKVLEKKEVKPRKEVLPKETAFSKLDNTIQENNTLIKEMHEMKNMISKLSEVAVTSTEIKKSPVEEMLEECDLNKKVITQILSIVQNNPEDIDEKEKVRKAIKDITIINDNKMEGIVVLVGPTGVGKTTTIAKLAGKLALIDKKKVGLITVDTYRIGAIEQLSTYANIMSIPFESVFSIKEMEAALDRMKDCDVILVDTTGRSSKNIMQIAELNAFVQKTNTENIYLVISATTKDKDVESIVEGYKTLNYANVIITKLDETTTYGSILNILSNANKPLSFVTTGQNVPDDFKKITSEEIARLVLGEDFVC; encoded by the coding sequence ATGATAGTTAAAAAGTATTTGGTTAGTAGCATGAATGAGGCTATGAATAGAATAAGGTATGAACTTGGACGTGATGCCGTAATAATAAACCAAAGAAAAGTGAGAAGGCGTGGATTCAAAGGATTATTTTCTCCTAAAATTTTAGAAGTTACAGCAGCTATAGACAATAAAAAAAGTAATAATGAACCTATGAAAGATAGTATAGATGCTATAAAAAAGGTATTAGAAAAAAAAGAAGTTAAGCCTAGAAAAGAAGTTTTACCAAAGGAAACTGCTTTTTCAAAATTAGACAATACAATACAAGAAAATAATACCTTAATTAAAGAAATGCATGAAATGAAAAATATGATAAGTAAGCTATCAGAAGTTGCAGTTACATCTACTGAAATTAAAAAAAGTCCTGTTGAAGAGATGTTAGAAGAATGTGATCTAAATAAAAAGGTTATAACTCAAATTTTATCTATAGTTCAAAACAATCCTGAAGATATAGATGAAAAAGAAAAGGTGAGAAAAGCTATAAAGGACATAACTATTATAAATGATAATAAAATGGAAGGAATAGTAGTTTTGGTCGGACCTACTGGAGTAGGTAAGACCACTACTATAGCTAAACTTGCTGGAAAACTTGCCCTTATAGATAAAAAGAAAGTAGGACTTATAACAGTTGATACTTATAGAATAGGAGCCATAGAACAATTAAGTACATATGCAAATATAATGTCTATACCTTTTGAGTCTGTATTTTCAATAAAAGAAATGGAAGCTGCATTGGATAGAATGAAGGATTGTGATGTAATTTTAGTTGATACAACTGGACGTAGTAGTAAAAATATAATGCAAATTGCAGAGTTAAATGCTTTTGTTCAAAAAACTAATACAGAAAACATATATTTAGTAATAAGTGCCACAACAAAAGATAAAGACGTAGAATCTATTGTAGAAGGATATAAAACTCTTAATTATGCCAATGTAATAATTACTAAGTTAGATGAAACAACAACTTATGGTTCTATTTTAAATATTTTAAGCAATGCAAATAAACCATTAAGTTTTGTTACTACTGGACAAAATGTACCTGATGATTTTAAAAAGATTACTAGTGAAGAAATTGCAAGATTGGTATTAGGAGAGGATTTTGTATGTTAG
- a CDS encoding flagellar hook-basal body complex protein — protein MIRGIYTAVSGLINQEAIQDVISNNLANATTVGYKKDDLITRKFKDVMLHNYDKVVRGKNVRNDIGELSMGSKIDETCTNYSQGVLNDTGKSTDFAIQGNGFFVVSRNGRVNNQNLYTRDGHFHIDRNGYLVNSSGDKVIGRNLANGANSPINVLVNNSPAKMACNDRGEIYLNGRPAFKMQVVNFGDYKSLRKIQDNLYSGTNPRETDNVIVKQNCLEKSNVNVMAEVSDMMMTMRNFESNQKIVQALDETLGKTVNEVGRV, from the coding sequence ATGATTAGAGGAATATATACTGCTGTATCTGGCTTGATAAATCAAGAAGCTATACAAGATGTTATAAGTAATAACTTAGCTAATGCAACAACTGTGGGATATAAAAAAGATGACTTAATAACTAGAAAGTTTAAAGATGTTATGCTACATAATTATGACAAGGTTGTAAGAGGAAAAAATGTAAGAAATGATATTGGAGAACTTTCCATGGGAAGCAAGATAGATGAAACATGTACTAATTATTCTCAGGGTGTATTAAACGATACAGGCAAAAGTACTGATTTTGCAATACAAGGAAATGGTTTCTTTGTTGTATCTCGTAATGGTAGAGTAAATAATCAAAATTTATATACTAGAGATGGACATTTTCACATAGATAGGAACGGATATTTAGTTAATAGTAGTGGAGATAAGGTTATAGGAAGAAATTTAGCTAATGGAGCTAATTCACCTATTAATGTATTAGTAAACAATAGTCCAGCTAAGATGGCTTGTAATGACAGGGGAGAAATATATTTAAATGGAAGACCTGCCTTTAAAATGCAAGTAGTAAATTTCGGGGATTATAAGTCACTTAGAAAGATTCAAGATAATCTTTATTCCGGTACAAATCCAAGAGAAACTGATAATGTTATAGTAAAACAAAACTGTTTAGAAAAATCTAATGTAAATGTAATGGCTGAAGTATCTGATATGATGATGACTATGAGAAATTTTGAAAGTAACCAAAAAATAGTTCAAGCCTTAGATGAAACTTTAGGAAAAACAGTTAATGAAGTAGGTAGAGTATAA
- a CDS encoding FliA/WhiG family RNA polymerase sigma factor, translating to MSIASNVDMREHIVKKYIPLVKYIASRVIIGKSKYIEFEDLLGYGMIGLMDALNKFDESKGMKFSTYASIRIRGSMIDEIRKNSPISKGAMDKLNRYNNAIETLQKKNLTEPNIKDIAQELQMTVNEVGEIENFINYISIVSLEDLIFSEDDDISLMGTIEDEKSPNPEKDFEDQERLEYLAKALDMLNDKDKTVLSLYYYEGMTLKEIGSVLGVSESRVCQLHSRAIVHLRKMLGKLKYEI from the coding sequence ATGTCCATAGCTAGCAATGTAGATATGAGGGAACATATAGTAAAAAAATATATACCGCTTGTAAAATATATAGCTTCTAGAGTTATTATTGGTAAAAGTAAATACATTGAATTTGAGGATTTGCTAGGTTATGGTATGATCGGGCTTATGGATGCCTTAAATAAGTTTGATGAAAGTAAGGGAATGAAATTTTCTACATATGCATCTATTAGAATAAGAGGATCCATGATAGATGAGATAAGAAAGAATAGTCCTATTTCAAAAGGGGCTATGGATAAGCTAAATAGATACAATAATGCAATTGAGACTTTACAAAAAAAGAATTTAACAGAACCTAACATTAAGGATATAGCTCAAGAATTACAAATGACAGTAAATGAGGTTGGAGAGATAGAAAACTTTATAAACTATATTTCTATTGTATCTTTAGAGGATCTAATATTTTCAGAGGATGATGATATTTCATTAATGGGTACTATAGAGGATGAAAAAAGTCCTAATCCTGAAAAAGACTTTGAGGATCAAGAAAGACTTGAGTATTTAGCAAAAGCGTTAGATATGTTAAATGATAAGGATAAAACAGTTTTATCTTTATATTATTATGAAGGAATGACTCTAAAAGAAATTGGAAGTGTTCTTGGAGTTTCAGAATCAAGAGTATGTCAACTACATAGTAGAGCAATAGTTCATTTAAGAAAAATGTTAGGAAAACTTAAATATGAAATTTAG
- a CDS encoding DUF6115 domain-containing protein, with translation MGTAIMLLIIGILLIFINVKAINKEKNSFKGILNKEEVNLQEVQVEIGKLRKEFAETLLELQTEILELKKKINNKESIHKNNLEYHKENENNNDKIEDIVDIDFDKVKNVKNDQELKKSNLENYKETNSLRLKQVQELIDKGLSIEEIADILKVGKGEILLIRELYLK, from the coding sequence ATGGGAACAGCTATAATGCTTTTAATCATTGGAATTTTGTTGATATTTATAAATGTTAAAGCTATAAATAAGGAGAAGAATTCTTTTAAAGGCATACTTAATAAAGAAGAAGTAAATTTGCAAGAAGTTCAAGTGGAAATTGGGAAACTTAGAAAAGAATTTGCAGAAACATTACTTGAACTTCAAACAGAAATATTAGAGTTAAAAAAGAAGATTAATAATAAAGAAAGTATACATAAAAATAATTTAGAATATCATAAAGAAAATGAAAATAATAACGATAAAATAGAAGATATTGTGGATATTGATTTTGACAAAGTTAAGAATGTTAAAAATGATCAAGAACTTAAAAAAAGTAATCTAGAGAATTATAAAGAAACTAATAGTTTGAGATTAAAACAAGTACAAGAACTTATAGACAAAGGGTTAAGTATAGAAGAAATAGCTGATATTCTTAAAGTTGGCAAGGGGGAAATATTATTAATAAGAGAATTATATCTAAAATAA
- a CDS encoding putative manganese-dependent inorganic diphosphatase: MKDMIYITGHKNPDTDSICSAIAYAEFKNKSANVEAKPIRLGDISRETQFALDYFNVKEPELIKTLKPLVKDLEMDKVAPLYPKTSLKTAWAEMKKNNVKTIPVVGEDNKFLGIVSLSNLTSAYMDIWDNYILTKSRTPFENVVDTLSAKILCQNDKFKVCGGKILVAAMSPDSMKRMMEIGDVVICGNREDTQMAIIENKASLMVIAGNHEVSKEVIDKAIANECTVITTPYDSFTASRMIVQSIPIKYVMTTKDLICFRDTDHVEDVKDIMAKTRFRSYPILDDHNNVLGTISRFHLISQVNKKVILVDHNETAQSVDGLEDTEITEIIDHHRIADIQTSNPIYFRNEPVGCTASIIGSIFFENGIEPSKETSGLLCSAIISDTLLFKSPTSTNFDKVIIEKLANIAGIDIDEYAKEMFKAGTSLVGRTVDEIFNTDFKTFTLLDHKIGVAQVSTMDIEGFKPMKNNMVTYMKKKCDEEGYDLLVLLLTDIIQNGSEVIALGERIDYVEKAFNVTLDDNSAYVPDLLSRKKQVIPPITKAIESNN; encoded by the coding sequence ATGAAGGATATGATCTACATTACAGGACACAAAAATCCTGATACAGACTCAATATGTTCAGCTATTGCTTATGCAGAATTCAAAAATAAATCTGCAAATGTAGAAGCTAAACCGATAAGACTTGGAGATATAAGCCGTGAGACTCAATTTGCTCTTGATTACTTTAACGTTAAAGAGCCTGAACTTATAAAAACTTTAAAACCTTTAGTAAAAGATTTAGAAATGGATAAGGTAGCTCCTTTATATCCTAAAACATCTTTAAAAACAGCTTGGGCTGAAATGAAAAAAAACAATGTGAAAACTATACCAGTTGTTGGCGAAGATAATAAGTTTTTAGGAATTGTAAGTCTTTCAAATTTAACTTCTGCTTACATGGACATATGGGATAACTATATTTTAACTAAAAGTAGAACACCTTTTGAAAATGTAGTAGATACATTATCAGCTAAAATACTTTGTCAAAACGATAAATTCAAAGTATGTGGTGGTAAAATTTTAGTAGCTGCTATGAGTCCTGATAGCATGAAAAGAATGATGGAAATTGGTGATGTAGTTATTTGTGGTAACAGAGAAGATACTCAAATGGCAATAATAGAAAATAAAGCATCACTTATGGTTATCGCAGGAAATCATGAAGTTTCTAAAGAAGTTATTGATAAAGCTATTGCCAATGAATGTACAGTTATTACAACTCCATACGATTCATTTACAGCTTCAAGAATGATAGTTCAAAGTATTCCTATAAAATACGTTATGACTACTAAAGATCTTATTTGCTTTAGAGATACAGATCACGTTGAAGATGTAAAAGATATAATGGCAAAAACAAGATTTAGAAGTTATCCTATACTAGATGATCACAACAATGTACTAGGTACAATTTCTAGATTCCACTTAATATCTCAAGTTAATAAAAAAGTAATATTAGTTGACCATAATGAAACTGCTCAATCTGTTGATGGTCTTGAAGATACTGAAATTACAGAAATTATAGATCACCATAGAATTGCAGATATTCAAACTAGTAATCCTATATACTTTAGAAATGAACCTGTAGGCTGTACAGCTTCAATTATAGGCTCTATATTCTTTGAAAATGGAATAGAACCATCTAAAGAAACTTCTGGTCTTCTTTGCAGTGCTATAATATCTGATACTCTATTATTCAAATCACCAACATCAACTAACTTTGATAAGGTAATTATAGAAAAACTAGCTAACATAGCTGGTATAGATATAGACGAATATGCAAAAGAAATGTTTAAAGCCGGAACATCTCTTGTAGGTAGAACTGTTGATGAAATATTTAATACAGATTTTAAAACATTTACTTTATTAGATCACAAAATTGGTGTAGCTCAAGTAAGTACTATGGATATAGAAGGTTTTAAACCAATGAAAAACAATATGGTAACTTACATGAAGAAAAAATGTGATGAGGAAGGATATGACTTACTCGTTTTACTTCTAACAGACATTATTCAAAATGGTTCAGAAGTAATTGCCCTAGGTGAAAGAATTGATTATGTTGAAAAAGCATTTAATGTTACTTTAGATGATAATTCAGCATATGTTCCTGACTTATTATCAAGAAAGAAACAAGTAATTCCACCAATTACAAAGGCAATTGAATCAAATAACTAA
- the flhA gene encoding flagellar biosynthesis protein FlhA: MVAFGVMGIVMMIIIPMPTAILDVFIALNITIGTVIILLTMFTTEVLQFSVFPTMLLITTLFRLGLNISSTRLILRDGYAGKIIDTFGKFVTGGNYVVGVIIFLIIIIIQFVVITNGAGRVSEVSARFTLDAMPGKQMSIDADLNAGLISETDARERREKIQEEASFYGAMDGASKFVKGDAIAGIIITLINVIAGIIIGVVQKGMPASEAATTYVQLTIGDGLVSQIPALLISTASGILVTRSASSENFGNLLVKQLTGFPKVLAVASAVLFFLGIMPGFPKVAFFIFAAATGISAYLLYKEEKQTAVMQIQTEQEELIETEKREPENVTNLIAVEPMDIEIGYGLIPLADEASGGDLLQRIASVRRQCAIEMGIIVQPIRIRDNLQLQTNEYVIKIRGTVITKGELMPSMLLCMDPTGEEMDMQGIKTVEPTFGLPAVWINNDQREEAEIKGLTVVDPTTVMVTHLTETIKAHCYELLGRQETKMIIDTVKEKYDTVVEELIPDLMTIGEVQKVLQSLLKEKVSIKDMVTILESLADNSRNTKDIEVLTEYVRFALARNICNPLVDENGILTVAVLSPELEDLLANNIQKSMQGSFPAVDPETTSSIFDSIKNILDSIQFYDNQPVILVSPQIRPAFRRLIEMVFPQLIVLSLNEVPNDVEIRTEGVVTYQ, encoded by the coding sequence ATGGTAGCCTTTGGAGTTATGGGAATAGTTATGATGATAATTATTCCTATGCCAACAGCTATTTTAGATGTTTTTATAGCACTAAATATTACTATTGGTACAGTAATTATTCTATTAACTATGTTTACTACAGAAGTACTTCAATTTTCTGTGTTTCCAACTATGCTTCTTATTACTACATTATTTAGATTAGGTCTTAATATATCATCTACAAGACTTATTTTAAGAGATGGTTATGCAGGGAAGATAATTGATACTTTTGGAAAGTTTGTAACTGGAGGAAATTACGTAGTTGGTGTAATCATATTTTTGATTATAATTATTATACAATTTGTGGTAATTACAAATGGTGCAGGAAGAGTATCTGAAGTATCAGCAAGATTTACTTTGGATGCTATGCCAGGAAAGCAAATGAGTATAGATGCAGATTTAAATGCAGGACTTATATCAGAAACCGATGCAAGAGAAAGACGTGAAAAAATACAAGAAGAAGCTAGTTTTTATGGAGCTATGGATGGTGCATCTAAATTCGTAAAGGGTGATGCAATTGCAGGTATAATTATAACACTTATAAATGTTATTGCAGGTATAATCATTGGAGTTGTACAAAAAGGAATGCCTGCTAGTGAGGCTGCAACAACTTATGTTCAACTTACAATTGGTGATGGACTTGTATCTCAAATACCAGCACTTTTAATTTCAACAGCTTCAGGTATACTTGTAACTCGTTCAGCATCAAGTGAAAACTTTGGTAATCTTTTAGTAAAACAGTTAACAGGATTTCCAAAAGTTTTAGCAGTTGCATCTGCAGTGCTATTTTTTCTTGGAATTATGCCGGGATTTCCTAAAGTTGCATTTTTTATCTTTGCAGCTGCAACAGGCATAAGTGCTTACTTATTATATAAAGAAGAAAAACAAACCGCAGTAATGCAAATTCAAACAGAGCAGGAAGAACTTATAGAGACAGAAAAAAGAGAACCTGAAAATGTTACAAATTTAATAGCAGTAGAACCAATGGATATAGAAATAGGTTATGGACTTATTCCACTTGCAGATGAGGCATCAGGTGGAGATCTTCTTCAAAGAATAGCATCCGTAAGACGTCAATGTGCTATTGAAATGGGGATAATTGTACAACCTATAAGAATAAGAGATAATCTTCAACTTCAAACAAATGAGTATGTAATAAAAATAAGAGGTACTGTTATTACAAAGGGAGAACTTATGCCAAGTATGTTACTTTGTATGGATCCAACAGGAGAAGAGATGGATATGCAAGGTATTAAAACAGTAGAACCTACTTTCGGACTTCCAGCAGTATGGATAAATAATGATCAAAGAGAAGAAGCTGAAATTAAAGGACTTACAGTTGTAGACCCAACTACAGTTATGGTTACTCATTTAACAGAAACTATTAAGGCTCATTGCTATGAATTACTCGGAAGACAAGAAACAAAGATGATAATAGATACTGTAAAGGAAAAGTACGATACAGTAGTAGAAGAACTTATACCAGATTTAATGACCATTGGAGAAGTACAAAAGGTTCTTCAAAGTTTATTAAAAGAAAAAGTTTCTATAAAAGATATGGTGACAATATTAGAATCTCTTGCGGATAATTCAAGAAATACTAAGGATATAGAGGTTTTAACTGAGTATGTGAGATTTGCTCTTGCAAGAAATATATGCAATCCATTAGTAGATGAAAATGGTATTTTAACTGTTGCTGTGTTATCACCAGAACTTGAAGATTTATTAGCGAACAATATTCAAAAATCAATGCAGGGTTCCTTCCCAGCAGTTGATCCTGAAACCACAAGTAGTATCTTTGATTCCATTAAAAATATACTTGATAGTATTCAATTTTATGATAATCAACCAGTAATATTAGTTTCACCTCAAATAAGACCTGCTTTTAGAAGACTTATAGAAATGGTATTTCCTCAATTGATAGTATTATCATTAAATGAAGTGCCAAATGATGTAGAAATTAGAACTGAAGGAGTTGTAACTTATCAATGA